In Juglans regia cultivar Chandler chromosome 5, Walnut 2.0, whole genome shotgun sequence, the following are encoded in one genomic region:
- the LOC108996230 gene encoding cytochrome b561 and DOMON domain-containing protein At3g25290-like isoform X2, giving the protein MASPLSSASAFLLLSLSALFVISPVHSLTCTSQSFTNNAVYKQCLDLPRLSSYLHWTYDQSNSSLSIAFIAPPPKSDGWIAWAINPTGTGMKGAQTLLAFKSDGDAMTVKTYNIKEIGPITESKISFEVWDLSAESDGGVMRLFAKVKVPGNAQTVNQVWQVGPSITAGLPDQHELQTANLNAKTTLSLVGEQMASPSGADSRTKMKNIHGILNVVSWGILFPIGAIVARYMRTFESADPAWFYLHVLCQVSAYAIGVAGWGIGLKLGSESEGVQFTDHRNIGIALFCLATVQNVKQSSPSIIFGTRKATSISGRGYSTVETKSTNNLYLPAVNGKALPTAMPCS; this is encoded by the exons ATGGCTTCTCCTCTATCCTCTGCTtctgcttttcttcttctttccctctCGGCTCTGTTTGTAATCTCTCCGGTTCACTCACTCACATGTACTTCCCAGAGCTTCACCAACAATGCCGTCTACAAACAGTGCCTTGACCTCCCCAGGCTTTCTTCCTACCTCCACTGGACCTACGACCAGTCCAACTCTTCCCTCTCCATCGCTTTCATCGCCCCTCCGCCCAAGTCCGATGGCTGGATCGCGTGGGCCATCAACCCAACTGGGACGGGCATGAAGGGCGCCCAGACCCTTCTTGCCTTCAAGTCCGACGGCGACGCCATGACCGTCAAGACCTACAACATAAAGGAAATCGGCCCCATCACGGAATCTAAGATCTCCTTCGAGGTTTGGGACCTGAGTGCCGAGTCTGACGGTGGCGTCATGAGGCTCTTTGCCAAGGTGAAGGTCCCCGGCAATGCACAAACGGTTAACCAGGTCTGGCAGGTGGGTCCCTCCATCACCGCTGGCTTGCCGGACCAGCATGAGTTGCAAACGGCCAATTTGAACGCCAAGACCACGTTAAGTTTGGTTGGGGAACAGATGGCCTCTCCCTCCGGAGCGGACTCCAGGACCAAGATGAAAAAT ATACATGGAATACTGAATGTCGTCAGTTGGGGCATTCTGTTTCCTATTGGGGCTATCGTTGCGAGGTACATGAGGACTTTTGAGTCTGCGGATCCGGCATGGTTCTATCTTCATGTTTTGTGCCAAGTATCTGCTTATGCAATCGGGGTGGCTGGCTGGGGGATTGGTCTTAAGCTTGGAAGTGAGTCAGAGGGGGTCCAATTCACTGATCACCGCAATATCGGGATAGCCCTCTTTTGCCTCGCCACAGTGCAG AATGTAAAGCAGAGTTCTCCATCAATTATCTTTGGAACTCGGAAGGCCACTTCCATCTCCGGCAGAGGCTACAGCACCGTTGAAACCAAATCAACGAACAACCTTTACTTGCCTGCCGTGAATGGCAAAGCCTTGCCGACAGCCATGCCTTGTTCTTGA
- the LOC108996230 gene encoding cytochrome b561 and DOMON domain-containing protein At3g25290-like isoform X1, with protein MASPLSSASAFLLLSLSALFVISPVHSLTCTSQSFTNNAVYKQCLDLPRLSSYLHWTYDQSNSSLSIAFIAPPPKSDGWIAWAINPTGTGMKGAQTLLAFKSDGDAMTVKTYNIKEIGPITESKISFEVWDLSAESDGGVMRLFAKVKVPGNAQTVNQVWQVGPSITAGLPDQHELQTANLNAKTTLSLVGEQMASPSGADSRTKMKNIHGILNVVSWGILFPIGAIVARYMRTFESADPAWFYLHVLCQVSAYAIGVAGWGIGLKLGSESEGVQFTDHRNIGIALFCLATVQIFALFLRPKKDHKYRLYWNIYHHAIGYAILVLCILNIFKGYDILQPAKKWKSAYMILIIVLGAIAFLLEAITWIVVLKRKSSNSTKR; from the exons ATGGCTTCTCCTCTATCCTCTGCTtctgcttttcttcttctttccctctCGGCTCTGTTTGTAATCTCTCCGGTTCACTCACTCACATGTACTTCCCAGAGCTTCACCAACAATGCCGTCTACAAACAGTGCCTTGACCTCCCCAGGCTTTCTTCCTACCTCCACTGGACCTACGACCAGTCCAACTCTTCCCTCTCCATCGCTTTCATCGCCCCTCCGCCCAAGTCCGATGGCTGGATCGCGTGGGCCATCAACCCAACTGGGACGGGCATGAAGGGCGCCCAGACCCTTCTTGCCTTCAAGTCCGACGGCGACGCCATGACCGTCAAGACCTACAACATAAAGGAAATCGGCCCCATCACGGAATCTAAGATCTCCTTCGAGGTTTGGGACCTGAGTGCCGAGTCTGACGGTGGCGTCATGAGGCTCTTTGCCAAGGTGAAGGTCCCCGGCAATGCACAAACGGTTAACCAGGTCTGGCAGGTGGGTCCCTCCATCACCGCTGGCTTGCCGGACCAGCATGAGTTGCAAACGGCCAATTTGAACGCCAAGACCACGTTAAGTTTGGTTGGGGAACAGATGGCCTCTCCCTCCGGAGCGGACTCCAGGACCAAGATGAAAAAT ATACATGGAATACTGAATGTCGTCAGTTGGGGCATTCTGTTTCCTATTGGGGCTATCGTTGCGAGGTACATGAGGACTTTTGAGTCTGCGGATCCGGCATGGTTCTATCTTCATGTTTTGTGCCAAGTATCTGCTTATGCAATCGGGGTGGCTGGCTGGGGGATTGGTCTTAAGCTTGGAAGTGAGTCAGAGGGGGTCCAATTCACTGATCACCGCAATATCGGGATAGCCCTCTTTTGCCTCGCCACAGTGCAG ATCTTTGCTTTATTCTTGAGGCCAAAGAAGGACCACAAGTACCGCTTGTATTGGAATATCTACCACCATGCCATTGGATACGCCATACTTGTCCTTTgcattctcaatatttttaaaggttATGACATCTTGCAACCTGCAAAGAAATGGAAATCAGCTTACATGATTCTGATCATTGTATTGGGTGCGATTGCCTTCTTGTTGGAAGCGATTACATGGATTGTAGTCTTGAAGAGGAAATCCAGCAATTCCACCAAGCGCTAG
- the LOC108996226 gene encoding uncharacterized protein LOC108996226 yields METNTFPLELLTNDNYADWSIKMKNNLLAEGLWDIVETSSEPPKPVDDVVEFEAWKKMNDVALHAIQSSCDMDILSQINKISFAKIAWETLAEMFVEMRWVFYNIVEQGHSCSSNISISGQDMPRGTGANQQVESENSSDNQGRSNSSNISSNGHDKLIQAEAVDPIINEGNSSSAHKSGPERENDYAVLVEAVRKGDWITTRGFLEDNPAALTARIFTGTYPGGTILHAAVDADQEYIVQELVNKMSEHNLAIQDNGRQTALHITTISGNQRMAECLITKNRSLVSIRDKDNDLPVALAMAWGHKELARYLYFPTPLEDLVADYQGPFLLNSCIYNRDLDMALDLMERCPLLAFASDHRSNMFPLEVLAVSTEAFGSGKGMVFWKQWIYNHCIHDISEADLDRAANQFRLNIQNHGQENTTGSGLHISLDRAADQFRLNIQNHGEEKNIGSVRADLWRQLASSLLNLLGFKRLYEMKLVRAQFQQLLYRMCKAIPTLNTITSPINLDFTRIIESAIRRGNFEFVYHMVKENSDIFWMCDHDDRTIFNWAVLHRQHRIFSLIYSLKQKNVVLNLVDKSRNTILHMAGMLTENTPIDHIRGAALQMQREVQWFQEVERICPLTHKEISNKYNLTARQLFTKDHKEMRKDGEKWMKGTATSCTVVGALIITIMFAAAFTIPGGNNQDTGLPILVHDKLFKLFIVTDSLSLFSSSTSVLMFLGILTSRYAEEDFLISLPRKMIIGLFALFFSIATMMIAFSAALLLMLRGEYWIVAPIIGLAGVPIILFVFMQFRLLVDMFHSTYGPGIFDRKMEPWL; encoded by the exons CTGAAGGTCTTTGGGACATTGTTGAAACAAGCTCGGAACCTCCCAAACCAGTTGATGATGTGGTTGAATTTGAGGCATGGAAAAAGATGAATGATGTGGCATTACACGCAATCCAAAGTTCATGTGATATGGACATACTTTctcaaatcaataaaattagttttgcaAAAATTGCTTGGGAAACATTGGCTGAAATGTTCGTAGAAATGCGGTGGGTTTTCTACAATATTGTTGAGCAAGGACACTCTTGCTCATCAAATATCTCAATTAGTGGACAGGACATGCCAAGAGGGACCGGAGCTAATCAGCAAGTTGAGAGTGAAAACTCTTCAGATAACCAAGGTCGTTCTAACTCATCAAACATCTCAAGTAATGGACATGACAAGTTAATACAGGCGGAAGCTGTTGATCCCATAATTAATGAAGGAAACTCTTCAAGTGCACACAAATCag GGCCAGAGAGGGAGAATGATTATGCGGTCTTAGTCGAGGCTGTGCGAAAAGGTGATTGGATAACTACAAGAGGTTTCCTCGAGGACAACCCAGCTGCATTGACAGCAAGAATCTTCACGGGTACATATCCGGGTGGGACGATTCTTCACGCTGCTGTTGATGCTGATCAGGAATATATAGTGCAGGAGTTGGTCAATAAGATGTCAGAACATAATTTGGCAATACAAGATAATGGCCGCCAGACAGCACTACATATTACAACTATTAGCGGGAATCAGAGGATGGCAGAGTGTCTGATTACAAAGAACAGGAGCTTGGTCAGCATTAGAGATAAGGATAATGATCTTCCAGTTGCTTTGGCTATGGCCTGGGGACATAAAGAATTGGCTCGCTATCTCTATTTTCCAACTCCGTTAGAAGATCTGGTGGCAGATTATCAGGGTCCTTTCCTTCTTAACAGTTGTATTTATAACAGAGATTTAG ATATGGCTTTGGATTTAATGGAGCGTTGTCCTCTTTTGGCTTTTGCCTCGGACCATCGATCAAATATGTTCCCTTTGGAGGTATTGGCTGTTTCGACTGAAGCATTCGGGAGTGGAAAAGGGATGGTGTTTTGGAAACAATGGATCTACAATCACT GTATACATGACATTTCAGAAGCAGATTTAGATCGTGCTGCCAATCAATTCCGTTTGAACATTCAAAATCATGGTCAAGAAAATACAACCGGATCAG gtctacacatttcattagATCGTGCTGCCGATCAATTCCGTTTGAACATTCAAAATCAtggtgaagaaaaaaatatcggATCCG TGCGAGCTGATCTATGGCGCCAACTAGCTTCAAGTCTCTTGAACCTCTTGG GATTCAAGCGcttatatgaaatgaagttgGTACGAGCTCAATTCCAACAACTTCTGTATCGTATGTGTAAAGCGATACCAACTTTAAATACAATTACAAGCCCAATAAATCTAGATTTTACAAGGATTATTGAGTCAGCTATCAGAAGAGGGAACTTTGAATTTGTTTATCATATGGTCAAAGAAAATTCAGACATTTTCTGGATGTGTGATCATGATGATAGGACCATATTCAATTGGGCCGTCCTACATCGTCAACATAGGATCTTTAGCCTTATATACAgcttaaaacaaaagaatgttgTACTAAATTTGGTAGACAAGTCCAGAAATACCATATTGCATATGGCAGGGATGTTAACAGAAAATACTCCTATCGATCACATAAGAGGAGCAGCTTTGCAAATGCAAAGAGAAGTTCAATGGTTTCAG GAGGTGGAACGCATTTGCCCTCTCACTCATAAGgaaatttcaaacaaatataatttGACTGCCAGACAATTGTTTACGAAAGAccacaaagaaatgagaaaagatggagaaaaatgGATGAAGGGCACGGCAACTTCTTGTACTGTGGTTGGCGCTCTCATCATTACCATTATGTTTGCGGCAGCATTTACCATTCCTGGTGGTAATAATCAAGATACAGGCTTGCCAATCCTCGTGCATGACAAActatttaaactttttatagTAACTGATTCCCTATCGCTATTTTCTTCATCGACATCAGTATTGATGTTTTTAGGAATCCTCACATCACGTTATGCAGAAGAAGACTTTCTTATATCCTTGCCCAGAAAGATGATTATAGGTCTTTTCGCTCTTTTCTTCTCTATTGCAACTATGATGATAGCCTTTTCTGCTGCTCTTTTACTTATGTTACGTGGAGAATATTGGATCGTCGCTCCTATTATTGGTTTGGCTGGTGTTCCCATTATTCTATTTGTATTCATGCAATTTCGCCTTCTTGTTGACATGTTTCATTCAACCTATGGACCGGGCATCTTTGATAGAAAAATGGAGCCTTGGCTTTAA